TTGGACCGAAGTGCAAACTGTCTCGTCGTGAAGGCACCGATCTCTTTTTAAAGAGTGGCGTGACTCCCTTCGAGAAAAAGTGTAAATCCGAGCAAATCCCGGGTGTACACGGCCAGCGTCGTCAACGTCTTTCAGACTACGGCTTGCAGCTTCGCGAGAAGCAAAAAGTACGTCGCATGTATGGCGTACTCGAAAAGCAGTTCCGCAACTACTACAAAGAAGCTGCTCGCCTGAAAGGCGCGACCGGTGAAGTATTGTTGCAGTTGTTAGAATCCCGACTGGATAACGTCGTCTATCGTATGGGCTTTGGCTCGACTCGCTCTGAAGCGCGTCAGCTAGTAAGCCACAAGGCGATTTCCGTGAATGGACGTACCGTTAACGTGGCTTCCTATCAGGTTAAGCCAGGTGACGTTGTTTCCATTCGCGAAAAGGCGAAGAACCAAGCACGTATTCAAAGCGCACTGTCCATTGCGGCAAACCGTGGCGATATCGTTTGGATCGAGATCGACGCCAAGAAGATGGAAGGCACTTTCAAGGCTCTGCCTGAACGCGGTGACCTGACTGCCGACATCAACGAAAACCTGATCGTCGAGCTGTACTCCAAGTAAGCAGCGTTAATTAAGTAAGAGTCTGCTTCTTGAAGCCCGGACGGGTAGCGTAGCTCTCCGTCCGGTTGCTCTTGAGTACATGCTCTTGAGCCTATGCTCTTGAGACTGAGTATCCGTTTGGCAGCCTGAAAGGTGTTCATATGCAGCGTTCAGTGACAGAGTTTCTCCGCCCTCGCGACATCAAGGTCGAAGAAATCAGCGCACATCACGCCAAAATCGTACTCGAACCGTTCGAGCGCGGATTTGGTCACACCCTTGGGAATGCACTGCGTCGCATTCTGCTTTCGTCTATGCCCGGCTGTGCCGTGGTAGAGGCTGAAATTGCCGGTGTAGAGCATGAGTACAGTGCGCTCGAAGGGGTGCAGGAAGATGTTATTGAAATCCTCCTGAACTTGAAAGATGTTGCGATCAAGATGCACAGCCGCGATGAGGCGGTGCTCACGCTGAACAAGCAGGGCCCAGCCGTCGTCACCGCAGGCGACATTGCGCTTGATCATAGCGTCGAAATCGTCAACCCGGACCACGTCATTGCTCATGTCAATGAAGGTGCCGAGCTGAAAATTCAGCTTAAGGTAGCGCTGGGTCGTGGCTACGAACCGGCTGACGCCCGCGGCTCTGATGAAGAGTCACGTGCTATTGGCCGCCTGCAGCTGGATGCCACCTTCAGCCCTGTCCGCCGCGTTTCCTACTCGGTTGAGGCCGCTCGTGTTGAGCAGCGCACCGACCTCGATAAGCTAATTATCGATTTGGAAACCGACGGTACCCTGGATCCGGAAGAGGCTATCCGTCGCAGTGCGACCATTCTGCAAGAGCAGCTGGCCGCCTTCGTCGACCTGGAAGCTGATAAAGAACAGGAAGTCGAAGAAGAAGAGGATCACGTTGATCCAATTCTATTGCGCCCCGTAGACGATCTTGAGTTGACCGTTCGTAGCGCGAACTGCCTAAAAGCCGAGAATATTTATTACATTGGTGATTTGATTCAGCGCACAGAAGTTGAGCTGTTGAAGACGCCGAACCTCGGTAAAAAGTCTTTGAATGAAATCAAAGATGTATTGGCGGCGCGCAGCTTGTCCCTCGGCATGCGGTTGGAAAATTGGCCACCGGCAAGCCTGAAGGACGACAAGGCCTCCGCGTGAGTGTCGACTTGAGTCCCAGTTTGGTAAGGAATTACAACCATGCGTCATCGTAAGAGTGGTCGTCATCTGAATCGTACCAGCTCGCATCGTCAGGCAATGTTTAAAAACATGTCTGTCTCGCTGGTCGAGCATGAAGTCATTAAGACAACCCTGCCGAAAGCCAAGGAACTGCGTCGCGTTATCGAGCCGCTGATCACCTTGTCTAAGCAGGATAGCGTTGCAAACCGTCGCTTGGCGTTTGCCCGTACGCGTTCTAAAGAAGTGGTCGGCAAACTGTTCAACGAATTAGGTCCGCGTTACGCTGAGCGTCCGGGTGGTTACATCCGTATTCTTAAGTGCGGTTTCCGCACCGGCGACAACGCGCCTATGGCGTATGTTGAGCTAGTTGATCGTCCCGTTGTTGAAGAAGCCGCAGCAGAAGAGTAATCCTCTGTCGTTAGCGTCTTGAATAGCGAATGAAAACCGACCCTCTTGGGTCGGTTTTTTTTATGCCTATCAGCTAACACTCTCCAGGTGAGCAGGCGTGGGTATATACTCGGCATATTATAGATAGCCAAAATGACTACTTTGCCGCCATGGGAAAGCCTTGCGTTGCGCCTTGAGTGTGGCATGGTAGTGAACCAGTAGAATCTATCAATCAGTCGAAACTAACGATCAGTCGAAACAATGGGCTAGTACGAGCGCGTTGATAACGAGCAAGGGGCAGAGGCATGTATGCGAGGGTAAAACACGCTGTCGGTAGAGCATCGGCGGCATGGGCAGTGAGTATGGGGCTACTACTTATGCTGTCATTGATCACAAGCGCTCACGCTGACAATCCTCGCTATGCGGGCATTGTGGTCGATTTAGATAATGGCGAAGTGCTGTATGCCGAAAATATCGATGATCAGCGCTATCCTGCATCGCTTACTAAAATGATGACGCTGTATTTGACCTTTGAAGCGCTTCAAGCCGGTACCCTGCGTATTGACCAGCCCTTGCCCGTTTCTAGCTTTGCCGCTGCTAAGCCAGCCGTAAAGCTCTGGCTGGCGGCGGGTAGCTCTATTCCTGTTGATACCGCCATACGTGCACTGGCGGTACGTTCGGCTAACGATGTCGCTGCGGTGATAGCCGAAGCGCTAGGCGGCACCGAAGAGCGCTTCAGTGACATGATGACCACCAAAGCGCGTGAACTAGGCATGCACGGCACGACCTTTCGCAATGCCTCCGGTTTGCCGGATGACGGCCAGGTGACTACCGCGCGCGATATGCTGACGCTTTCTGTGCGCGTGATGCAGGATTTCCCTCAGTACTATCATTATTTTGGCCTGCAAGAGTTCACGTATCGTGGCACTCGGCATACCAGCCACAATCGCTTAGTGCGTGACTACCCAGGGGCTGATGGTCTTAAGACCGGGTTTATTCGTGCCTCTGGTTTTAACGTGGCAACGACGGCCGTGCACGGCAATCGCCGGCTGATGGCTGTTGTGATGGGCGGCTTTTCCGCTCAGTCTCGCGACACGCATATGGCTAACTTGCTCGACCGCAGCTTTTTGCGCGCATCGCTACGCGATCAGCAAAACTGGATGGCGAGCACCAATGTCGCCCAGGAATTTATGACGTTTGGGCCCACCGCGTTGATGCCGCCCCAGCCGGTTTCACCGCCTGCGCCGCGCCAGCCTATGTTGGCTGTCGTGGAAACCGTGCCGTCGCCCGCTCCCTCTTCCTCTCTGTCTTCAGCGCCCGCGCGAGATCTCGATGCGCAGCTGGCCGATGTGTCGAGCATACAGCGCCCCAGCGAGCAGCAAACCACGCAGCAGCGCGATCCCTTACAGGCTTTTATTGAGCGTGAGCAGCAGATGGCGTCGGTATCTGAAGCCGGTGGCAGTTGGGGAATCCAGGTAGGCGCGTTTAGCCAAGAAATGCAGGCAAGGCAGCTTGCCCAGCAGGCGGCGCAGCGGGTAGACCAAAGCGTTGGTGGCCGTGTTGAAGTAGACACCATCGCTGGTCAAACACCGGTTTACCGAGCCCGCTTAGTCGCGCTCGATGAGCAGCGTGCGCGTCAGGCCTGCCGCCAGCTAAACTCTCAAGGCATGGACTGCATGGTAGTCAACGCCAG
This DNA window, taken from Vreelandella profundi, encodes the following:
- a CDS encoding D-alanyl-D-alanine carboxypeptidase family protein, which gives rise to MGLLLMLSLITSAHADNPRYAGIVVDLDNGEVLYAENIDDQRYPASLTKMMTLYLTFEALQAGTLRIDQPLPVSSFAAAKPAVKLWLAAGSSIPVDTAIRALAVRSANDVAAVIAEALGGTEERFSDMMTTKARELGMHGTTFRNASGLPDDGQVTTARDMLTLSVRVMQDFPQYYHYFGLQEFTYRGTRHTSHNRLVRDYPGADGLKTGFIRASGFNVATTAVHGNRRLMAVVMGGFSAQSRDTHMANLLDRSFLRASLRDQQNWMASTNVAQEFMTFGPTALMPPQPVSPPAPRQPMLAVVETVPSPAPSSSLSSAPARDLDAQLADVSSIQRPSEQQTTQQRDPLQAFIEREQQMASVSEAGGSWGIQVGAFSQEMQARQLAQQAAQRVDQSVGGRVEVDTIAGQTPVYRARLVALDEQRARQACRQLNSQGMDCMVVNASL
- the rpsD gene encoding 30S ribosomal protein S4; amino-acid sequence: MARYIGPKCKLSRREGTDLFLKSGVTPFEKKCKSEQIPGVHGQRRQRLSDYGLQLREKQKVRRMYGVLEKQFRNYYKEAARLKGATGEVLLQLLESRLDNVVYRMGFGSTRSEARQLVSHKAISVNGRTVNVASYQVKPGDVVSIREKAKNQARIQSALSIAANRGDIVWIEIDAKKMEGTFKALPERGDLTADINENLIVELYSK
- the rplQ gene encoding 50S ribosomal protein L17, coding for MRHRKSGRHLNRTSSHRQAMFKNMSVSLVEHEVIKTTLPKAKELRRVIEPLITLSKQDSVANRRLAFARTRSKEVVGKLFNELGPRYAERPGGYIRILKCGFRTGDNAPMAYVELVDRPVVEEAAAEE
- a CDS encoding DNA-directed RNA polymerase subunit alpha, whose amino-acid sequence is MQRSVTEFLRPRDIKVEEISAHHAKIVLEPFERGFGHTLGNALRRILLSSMPGCAVVEAEIAGVEHEYSALEGVQEDVIEILLNLKDVAIKMHSRDEAVLTLNKQGPAVVTAGDIALDHSVEIVNPDHVIAHVNEGAELKIQLKVALGRGYEPADARGSDEESRAIGRLQLDATFSPVRRVSYSVEAARVEQRTDLDKLIIDLETDGTLDPEEAIRRSATILQEQLAAFVDLEADKEQEVEEEEDHVDPILLRPVDDLELTVRSANCLKAENIYYIGDLIQRTEVELLKTPNLGKKSLNEIKDVLAARSLSLGMRLENWPPASLKDDKASA